Proteins co-encoded in one Fusarium fujikuroi IMI 58289 draft genome, chromosome FFUJ_chr06 genomic window:
- a CDS encoding probable 40S ribosomal protein S9 (S7): MPPRAHSKTSRVPRRPFESARLDSELKLVGEYGLRNKREVWRVGLTLSKIRRAARQLLTLDEKDPKRLFEGNALIRRLVRVGVLDESRMKLDYVLALKIEDFLERRLQTCVWKLGLAKSIHHARVLIRQRHIRVGKQIVNVPSFIVRLDSQKHIDFALTSPFGGGRPGRVRRKKAAAAAGGEGGEDEEDEE, from the exons ATGCCTCCCCGCGCCCACTCCAAGACCTCTCGTGTCCCCCGCCGACCCTTCGAGTCTGCCCGACT TGACTCCGAGTTGAAGCTCGTTGGCGAGTATGGCCTGCGCAACAAGCGTGAGGTCTGGCGAGTCGGTCTGACTCTGTCCAAGATCCGTCGTGCTGCCCG TCAGCTTCTTACCCTCGACGAGAAGGACCCCAAGCGTCTCTTCGAAGGTAATGCCCTCATTCGACGTCTCGTCCGTGTCGGTGTCCTTGACGAGTCCCGCATGAAGCTCGATTACGTCCTGGCTCTTAAGATCGAGGATTTCCTTGAGCGCCGTCTCCAGACCTGTGTCTGGAAGCTCGGTCTTGCCAAGTCTATCCACCACGCCCGTGTTCTGATCCGCCAGCGTCACATCCGAGTCGGAAAGCAGATCGTCAACGTTCCCTCTTTCATCGTCCGTCTCGACTCCCAGAAGCACATCGACTTCGCTCTTACCTCGCCCTTCGGTGGTGGCCGCCCCGGCCGTGTCCGCAGAAAGAAGGCCGCCGCCGCTGCTGGCGGTGAGGGtggtgaggacgaggaggacgaggagtAA
- a CDS encoding probable catalytic subunit of DNA polymerase zeta UPR-1, with protein sequence MDLFRVRLNCIDHYQATPSRYDPQLRNDIRPSQISKGPRVPVVRVFGSTETGQKVCAHIHGAFPYLYVEYEGGLSPDEDHALAVSYRRDQKGDSARFVARITLVKGVPFYGFHVGYRFFLKIYMFNPIVMTRLADLLQQGVIMKNKFQPYEAHLQYLLQFMTDFNLYGCDYLDASVTRFRSPVPEYEQGSDSLHKWHSRSISANHITDETTLPRSSHCSIEVDICVQDIINRHKVKERPLHHDFTERTNPLPGDLKLVYSMAGLWRDETKRRKRKMQDPTEGSSPFPPEVLVSMSANTRDSQPQGWLHEEEFRTEIRNLITEEKLCADSEELTFEKFTKPHPYEEHVNTTLESVEDLFPSKLAPALGLPLGVEMEQDLRSSIVVDEGKVRQAGDAHNDFYPEDSDEEAIAALVAIEKAAAKVPRVPTELPEEDLELAAALNISPDKFDKKTFWRSALGICQSGLVTGELPDLPVSQQLLDYAENEGFIGRTEKAPTLTPSSLTQLKRPLDDLPSSQASNKRTRLNQLSMTDEDEMDLVPVPSTGANKILASSFRGASILKGPSSLNKNTGSVLKGVPGSSQKLNFPTVKDQNDPNTKLRLSQMSQKSASQQTDDGRHNKHVSFEPSSFLPAEAELSQMTLSSSMKSSGGQGDDESHESKIQRAMSRFTSPEVHLVSSLPPSAAAVASSLKEYGLPDVIYQDAYYSREKDVPGRMREYAGKEFRLESNTLPFLPEFDPTGTAPANYGLKFETFDKATAELRYERQRKKCSLRSWELANPPPTYQEVEEWWAEKQRRANSTEGSIIPCTPRQYQSQIDGPTPKNKHGFKYTPGKKSTSVQHEVQYMSTMSLEVHVNTRGKFVPNPEEDEVQCVFWAIKSDGTASGSQDSAGVQTGMLLLSNDADFTKRIQRQTNAEVIEENSELDLMVRMVEIVRNHDPDILTGYEVHGSSWGYLIERARLKYDYNLCDEFSRMKTESHGRFGKENDRWGFNTTSTIRVTGRHMVNVWRAMRGELNLLQYTMENVVWHLLHRRIPHYSWQSLTNWYKGGKHRELNRMLRYYQNRIKIDLEILDANELVSRTSEQARLLGVDFFSVFSRGSQFKVESIMFRIAKPENFLLVSPNRKQVGGQNALECLPLVMEPQSAFYNSPLLVLDFQSLYPSVMIAYNYCYSTFLGRVTDWRGMNKMGFTEYKRQKGLLALLEDYINIAPNGMMYAKTEIRKSLLAKMLTEILETRVMVKSGMKQDKDDKTLQQLLNNRQLALKLLANVTYGYTSASFSGRMPCSEIADSIVQTGRETLERAIAYIHSVEKWGAEVVYGDTDSLFIYLKGRTKDEAFDIGNEISKAITEMNPRPIKLKFEKVYHPCVLLAKKRYVGYKYESKSQVKPEFDAKGIETVRRDGTPAEQKIEEKALRLLFETADLTQVKDYFQKQCQKIMRNNVSVQDFCFAKEVRLGTYSDKGAPPAGALISTKRMLQDARAEPQYGERVPYVVITGAPGARLIDRCVAPEELLSNPHWQLDAEYYISKNLIPPLERIFNLVGANVRQWYDEMPKVQRIYHATTLGKKKTTLESYMKSTNCLVCGLKFSQEDNALCPSCRKNVPSSLLTLQTRLTTEERRLQEVLSLCRSCSGLGPIEDVQCDSKDCPVFWTRMRQASKMKGQRTASQPVIQSLVDSAEKLSLEW encoded by the exons ATGGACTTGTTCCGGGTCAGACTAAACTGTATCGATCACTATCAAGCGACACCCTCGCGATATGACCCCCAGCTTCGTAACGACATCCGTCCCTCTCAGATATCCAAGGGACCCAGAGTTCCTGTGGTTCGCGTGTTTGGATCTACTGAAACGGGACAAAAAGTATGCGCCCATATTCACGGCGCATTCCCGTACTTGTACGTGGAATATGAAGGAGGCTTAAGTCCTGATGAAG ATCATGCGTTAGCAGTCAGCTATCGACGAGATCAGAAAGGTGACAGTGCGAGGTTCGTGGCAAGGATCACTCTTGTCAAGGGTGTCCCCTTCTATGGCTTTCACGTGGGAtatcgcttcttcttgaagatttATATGTTCAATCCCATTGTCATGACGAGATTGGcggatcttcttcagcaaggCGTGATTATGAAGAACAAGTTTCAGCCATACGAAGCACACCTTCAGTACCTCCTTCAATTCATGACAGACTTTAACTTATATGGGTGCGATTATCTTGATGCATCCGTTACTCGATTTCGATCTCCAGTCCCAGAATATGAACAGGGATCGGATTCATTGCACAAATGGCACAGTCGATCAATCTCTGCGAATCACATTACCGACGAAACCACGCTCCCTCGAAGTAGCCACTGCTCGATAGAAGTGGATATATGTGTACAGGATATTATCAACCGgcacaaggtcaaggagcggcctcttcatcatgactttACGGAAAGGACCAATCCCCTCCCCGGAGACCTGAAGCTTGTCTACAGCATGGCTGGACTGTGGAGAGATGAGACGAAGAGACGCAAACGAAAGATGCAAGATCCGACTGAAGGCAGTAGTCCATTTCCACCAGAAGTCCTTGTGTCAATGTCAGCCAACACTCGCGACTCTCAACCGCAAGGCTGGCTTCATGAGGAAGAATTCAGAACGGAGATCCGAAATCTTATCACTGAAGAGAAGCTCTGTGCCGACTCGGAAGAGCTTACTTTTGAAAAGTTTACAAAGCCACATCCATACGAAGAGCATGTTAACACTACTTTGGAGTCAGTCGAAGACCTCTTCCCATCGAAACTTGCACCAGCATTAGGATTGCCCTTAGGCGTGGAGATGGAGCAAGATCTGCGAAGCAGTATTGTCGTCGATGAAGGTAAAGTACGTCAGGCTGGGGACGCACACAATGACTTCTATCCTGAAGATTCTGATGAAGAGGCCATTGCGGCGCTCGTCGCAATAGAGAAGGCTGCCGCAAAAGTTCCTCGCGTACCAACAGAACTACCAgaagaggatcttgagctAGCGGCggctctcaacatcagcccCGACAAATTCGATAAAAAGACGTTTTGGAGGTCGGCCCTTGGGATTTGTCAAAGTGGCCTGGTGACTGGCGAGCTTCCTGACCTCCCAGTGAGCCAACAGTTGCTTGATTATGCAGAGAACGAAGGGTTTATCGGACGGACAGAGAAAGCACCGACTCTCACCCCGTCCAGCTTGACCCAGCTGAAGCGACCCCTGGATgatcttccatcatctcagGCGTCGAACAAAAGGACAAGACTCAATCAATTGTCGATgacagatgaagatgaaatgGACCTAGTTCCCGTTCCTTCAACAGGCGCCAACAAAATTCTCGCTTCCTCCTTCAGAGGGGCTTCCATTCTCAAAGGTCCTTCATCACTTAACAAAAATACCGGCTCTGTATTGAAAGGTGTTCCCGGCTCCAGCCAAAAGCTTAATTTCCCTACAGTCAAAGATCAGAATGATCCGAACACCAAGCTTCGTCTCAGTCAGATGAGCCAGAAGTCTGCTTCTCAGCAGACCGATGATGGTCGTCACAACAAGCATGTCTCATTTGAGCCCAGCAGTTTTCTCCCTGCTGAAGCAGAGTTGTCTCAAATGACCCTGTCATCTTCCATGAAATCGTCTGGAGGAcaaggagatgatgaaagcCATGAGTCAAAAATCCAGAGAGCCATGAGTCGATTCACCAGCCCTGAAGTACACTTGGTTTCTTCTCTGCCCCCTTCTGCAGCTGCTGTGGCTTCCTCTTTGAAAGAATATGGGCTTCCTGATGTGATCTATCAAGATGCTTATTACAGCAGGGAAAAAGACGTCCCTGGGCGGATGCGAGAATATGCTGGGAAGGAGTTTCGACTGGAGAGCAACACACTGCCTTTTCTACCTGAATTTGACCCAACAGGGACAGCGCCAGCCAATTATGGGCTCAAATTTGAGACCTTTGACAAGGCTACTGCAGAACTTCGGTATGAGcgacagaggaagaagtgctcgttgagaagctgggagCTTGCAAACCCCCCGCCCACATATCAAGAAGTCGAGGAGTGGTGGGCAGAAAAGCAACGCAGAGCAAATTCAACGGAAGGGTCCATTATACCATGTACTCCCAGGCAATATCAATCTCAGATCGATGGACCCACGCCAAAGAACAAGCACGGATTCAAGTACACCCCAGGCAAGAAATCAACTAGTGTCCAGCATGAGGTTCAATATATGAGCACCATGAGTTTGGAGGTTCACGTAAATACCAGAGGGAAGTTCGTACCGAatcctgaagaagatgaagttcaGTGCGTGTTCTGGGCGATCAAGTCTGATGGAACTGCTTCCGGCAGTCAAGATTCGGCTGGTGTCCAAACCGGTATGCTACTGTTGTCAAATGACGCCGATTTTACCAAGCGTATCCAGCGACAGACAAATGCCGAGGTCATTGAAGAAAATTCGGAACTGGATCTTATGGTTCGAATGGTCGAAATCGTAAGAAACCATGATCCCGATATCCTTACCGGTTACGAAGTACATGGTAGTTCCTGGGGTTACTTGATTGAGAGAGCACGACTGAAGTATGATTACAACCTTTGTGATGAGTTTTCTCGCATGAAGACAGAATCACACGGCAGGTTCGGCAAAGAGAACGATCGTTGGGGTTTCAATACTACATCCACTATCCGGGTTACCGGTCGGCATATGGTGAATGTCTGGAGGGCAATGCGAGGAGAACTCAATCTTCTCCAATACACCATGGAGAACGTCGTCTGGCACCTACTCCACCGAAGAATTCCCCATTATTCTTGGCAGTCTTTGACAAATTGGTATAAGGGCGGCAAGCATAGAGAGCTCAACAGGATGTTAAGATACTACCAGAATCGCATAAAGATCGATCTTGAGATTCTGGACGCCAACGAACTGGTTTCGAGAACCAGCGAGCAGGCGCGACTTCTGGGCGTggacttcttctcagtctTCTCACGAGGTTCACAGTTCAAGGTAGAGTCGATCATGTTCAGAATTGCCAAGCCAGAGAACTTCCTGCTCGTTTCACCGAATCGCAAGCAAGTCGGTGGTCAGAATGCTCTAGAGTGTCTACCACTTGTCATGGAACCACAAAGCGCTTTCTATAATAGTCctcttctggttcttgaCTTCCAGAGTTTATACCCGAGTGTCATGATCGCTTACAACTACTGCTATTCAACCTTCTTGGGACGAGTCACCGACTGGAGGGGTATGAACAAGATGGGGTTTACAGAGTATAAGCGCCAGAAaggtcttcttgcccttctggAGGACTACATCAATATCGCCCCGAATGGTATGATGTACGCAAAGACGGAAATCCGTAAGTCACTTCTAGCCAAGATGCTGACTGAGATCCTGGAAACTCGAGTCATGGTCAAGAGTGGCATGAAGCAGGACAAGGATGATAAAACCCTGCAACAGCTTCTAAACAACAGACAGCTTGCTCTCAAACTGCTCGCCAACGTCACTTATGGTTACACTTCAGCATCATTCTCTGGCCGTATGCCATGCTCCGAGATTGCGGACAGCATTGTGCAAACCGGCAGAGAAACTCTTGAGAGAGCGATTGCTTATATCCACTCTGTTGAGAAATGGGGCGCCGAAGTCGTCTATGGCGATACTGACAGTCTTTTCATCTACCTGAAGGGCCGAACAAAAGATGAGGCTTTCGATATTGGTAATGAGATTTCCAAGGCAATTACCGAAATGAACCCTCGACCCATCAAACTCAAATTTGAGAAAGTATACCATCCCTGCGTTCTCCTCGCCAAGAAACGTTATGTCGGTTACAAATACGAGAGCAAAAGTCAGGTGAAGCCCGAGTTCGATGCCAAGGGAATCGAGACTGTCCGTCGTGACGGTACGCCCGCGGAGCAGAAGATCGAGGAAAAGGCCCTTCGCCTACTGTTTGAGACTGCAGATCTTACTCAAGTCAAGGATTACTTCCAAAAGCAATGTCAGAAGATCATGCGCAACAATGTTTCGGTGCAAGACTTTTGCTTTGCCAAAGAGGTGCGCCTGGGTACATACTCGGACAAAGGTGCACCACCTGCAGGAgctctcatcagcaccaagcgTATGCTTCAGGATGCTCGCGCAGAACCGCAATATGGTGAGAGAGTTCCATACGTTGTTATTACTGGTGCTCCAGGAGCGCGACTCATTGACCGATGCGTTGCGCCCGAGGAACTTTTGAGTAACCCTCACTGGCAACTCGATGCCGAATACTATATTTCGAAGAATTTGATTCCTCCTTTGGAGCGTATCTTCAACCTTGTGGGTGCAAACGTACGCCAGTGGTACGACGAGATGCCCAAGGTGCAGCGTATTTACCACGCAACTACACTCggtaagaagaagacgactcTCGAATCCTACATGAAATCCACAAATTGTCTCGTGTGTGGTCTCAAGTTCTCTCAGGAAGACAATGCTCTTTGTCCATCCTGCCGCAAGAACGTTCCCTCATCTCTTCTTACACTCCAAACACGGCTCACAACCGAGGAACGTCGCCTTCAAGAAGTACTCTCGCTATGCCGCAGTTGTTCTGGCCTCGGACCCATTGAGGACGTTCAGTGTGATAGCAAGGATTGCCCTGTGTTTTGGACACGCATGAGGCAGGCAAGCAAGATGAAGGGACAGCGCACTGCAAGTCAGCCTGTGATACAGTCGTTGGTGGACAGTGCGGAGAAACTGTCATTGGAGTGGTGA
- a CDS encoding probable cytoskeleton assembly control protein SLA2: protein MAAAVRGTEHTKTDQELAINIKKATNVEEISPKRKHVRACIVYTWDHRSSAAFWSGIKVQPILADEVQTFKALITIHKVLQEGHPSALKEAMANRAWIDSLNRGMGGGGEGMRGYAPLIREYVYYLLAKLSFHHQHPEFNGTFEYEEYLSLKAINDPNEGYETISDLMVLQDKIEQFQKLIFSHFRNVGNNECRIAALVPLVQESYGIYKFITSMLRAMHSTTGDDEALEPLRERYNAQHYRLVKFYYECSNLRYLTSLITIPKLPQDPPNLLAEDDDAPALPARPKQEIERKPSPPPEPKNDAPDEMNEFWKSELDRQNREYEEQQRILEQQQQQALMAQQQAQLQAQREFEQQQQQLMEQQQREQEALMAQQAQWQTQGRLAELERENLNARAQYERDQLMLQQYDQRVKALEGELSHIQNSLGQQMNSKDDQIRALQEQVNTWRTKYEALAKLYSQLRHEHLDLLQKFKAVQLKAASAQEAIDRREKLEREIKTKNLELADMIRERDRALHDKDRATGSNKDEVEKLKRELRLAQDKADNLERSKGNELSTMLAKYNREMADLEEALRNKTRQLEDAQMNLRDGSSDLEQLLRDKEEELEVYKAGMDQTLIELNELKMNQGDTDHALDGQIDALIMSNLDKINDIIDSVLQAGVARVDDALYELDSSMQAGNQNASPSYVLSQIEKASASAMEFATSFNNFIADGPNATHADLIKAINVFSGAIADVCSNTKGLTRLATDDKKTDSLMNGTRQPAISAVQFLRGLQSFRLEGMDPLQKTDVVINSNNDVQMNLQKLNKLVESFAPGFGKLANKKGDLGDLVDQELSKAADAIAAAAARLAKLKNKPRDGYSTYELKVNDSILDAATAITNAITQLIQAATVTQQEIVQAGRGSTSRTAFYKKNNRWTEGLISAAKAVASSTNTLIETADGVISGRNSPEQLIVASNDVAASTAQLVAASRVKAGFMSKSQEKLEQASKAVGAACRALVRQVQSLIKERSQEEDQVDYSKLGAHEFKVREMEQQVEILQLENALASARHRLGEMRKISYQEE, encoded by the exons atggctgctgctgtgcGCGGCACCGAGCATACCAA AACCGACCAAGAGCTCGCTATTAACATCAAGAAGGCTACGAACGTCGAGGAGATCTCTCCAAAGCGAAAGCATGTCCGAGCATGTATCGTCTATACATGGGACCACCGGTCCTCCGCCGCCTTCTGGTCCGGCATCAAGGT CCAACCTATCTTAGCCGACGAAGTCCAGACATTTAAGGCCCTGATCACGATCCACAAGGTGCTCCAAGAAGGCCACCCCAGCGCTCTCAAGGAGGCAATGGCAAACCGCGCATGGATCGATAGCCTGAACCGCGGAAtgggcggaggaggagaaggcatGCGCGGTTATGCCCCTCTGATCCGCGAATACGTTTATTACCTACTTGCAAAGCTCTCCTTCCACCACCAGCACCCCGAGTTCAACGGAACATTCGAGTATGAGGAATACCTGAGCTTGAAGGCCATAAACGACCCCAACGAAGGCTACGAGACCATCAGCGATCTGATGGTGCTGCAAGATAAGATCGAGCAGTTCCAAAAGCTGATCTTCTCACACTTTCGAAATGTTGGAAACAACGAGTGCCGAATTGCCGCCCTCGTGCCCCTCGTTCAGGAGAGCTACGGAATTTACAAGTTCATCACCAGCATGCTGCGCGCAATGCATTCAA CAACCGGAGATGACGAGGCCCTTGAACCCCTTCGTGAACGTTACAACGCGCAGCATTATCGCTTAGTTAAGTTCTACTACGAATGCTCAAACCTGCGGTACCTTACCAGTCTCATTACCATCCCCaagcttcctcaagatcctcccaACCTCTTggcagaagatgacgatgcaCCTGCGCTACCCGCGCGACCAAAGCAAGAGATTGAGCGAAAGCCATCTCCTCCGCCTGAGCCCAAGAATGACGCCCctgatgagatgaatgaaTTCTGGAAGAGCGAGTTGGATCGCCAGAACCGAGAGTACGAAGAGCAGCAGCGCATCcttgagcagcagcaacaacaagctcTCATGGCCCAGCAGCAGGCACAGCTTCAGGCTCAGCGTGAATttgagcaacagcaacagcaactgaTGGAGCAGCAACAGCGAGAGCAGGAGGCGCTCATGGCGCAACAAGCGCAATGGCAAACTCAGGGACGACTGGCCGAGCTGGAGCGTGAAAACCTGAATGCGCGCGCTCAGTATGAGCGAGATCAACTGATGCTCCAACAATACGACCAGCGAgtcaaggctctcgaggGTGAGCTGTCGCACATTCAGAACAGTCTCGGCCAGCAAATGAACAGCAAGGATGACCAGATTCGGGCACTTCAGGAGCAGGTCAACACATGGAGGACGAAATATGAGGCACTGGCCAAGCTCTATTCTCAGCTGCGACATGAGCATCTCGACCTGCTTCAGAAGTTCAAGGCCGTTCAACTCAAGGCGGCGAGCGCCCAGGAGGCTATCGATCGACGTGAGAAGCTTGAGCGTGaaatcaagaccaagaacctCGAGTTGGCCGACATGATCCGTGAGCGTGACCGCGCCCTTCACGACAAGGACCGCGCGACCGGCAGCAATAAggacgaggttgagaagctcaagcgcGAACTTCGCCTGGCCCAAGACAAGGCCGATAACCTCGAGCGTAGCAAAGGCAACGAGCTTTCGACAATGCTTGCCAAGTACAACCGTGAGATGGCGGATCTCGAGGAGGCACTACGCAACAAGACACGACAGCTGGAGGATGCTCAGATGAACCTCCGCGACGGCAGCTCTGACCTCGAACAGCTCCTTCGtgacaaggaggaggagcttgaggtgTACAAGGCGGGTATGGACCAGACCCTCATCGAGCTCAACGAGCTCAAGATGAACCAGGGTGACACCGACCATGCTTTGGATGGCCAGATCGATGCCCTCATCATGTCcaaccttgacaagatcaacgacATTATCGACTCTGTTCTCCAGGCTGGTGTTGCGCGTGTGGATGATGCTCTCTACGAGCTGGATTCCAGCATGCAGGCTGGTAACCAGAATGCGTCTCCCTCTTATGTACTGTCACAGATCGAGAAGGCCTCAGCTAGTGCTATGGAATTTGCTACATCgttcaacaacttcatcGCAGATGGACCGAATGCGACACATGCCGACCttatcaaggccatcaacgtcTTCTCTGGTGCCATTGCCGATGTCTGCAGCAACACCAAGGGTCTTACTCGTCTAGCTACAGATGATAAGAAAACCGATTCTCTCATGAACGGAACCCGCCAGCCCGCTATCTCAGCTGTACAGTTCCTCCGGGGTCTTCAGAGCTTCCGACTTGAGGGCATGGACCCCTTGCAGAAGACAGACGTggtcatcaacagcaacaacgaCGTCCAGATGAACTTGcagaagctcaacaagcttgttgagtCGTTTGCTCCTGGCTTTGGCAAGCTCGCCAATAAGAAGGGAGACTTGGGTGACCTCGTCGACCAGGAGCTCAGCAAAGCTGCAGATGCAAtcgcggcagcagcagcacgactggccaagctcaagaacaagCCTCGTGATGGCTACTCAACCTATGAGCTCAAGGTGAACGACTCGATCCTGGATGCGGCGACGGCGATCACCAACGCCATTACGCAACTGATTCAGGCGGCGACAGTGACACAGCAGGAGATCGTACAGGCAGGTCGTGGGTCGACATCACGAACAGCGTTctacaagaagaacaaccGATGGACTGAGGGACTGATCTCTGCCGCCAAGGCTGTGGCGTCGTCGACTAACACCCTGATCGAGACAGCAGATGGAGTCATCTCTGGGCGCAACAGTCCAGAACAGCTCATCGTGGCCTCAAACGATGTGGCGGCGTCGACTGCCCAGCTTGTGGCTGCCAGCAGAGTTAAGGCAGGGTTCATGTCCAAGAGCCAAGAAAAGCTGGAGCAGGCTAGCAAGGCGGTGGGTGCGGCATGTCGAGCACTGGTGCGCCAGGTGCAGAGCTTGATCAAGGAGCGTAGCCAAGAGGAGGACCAGGTGGACTACTCGAAGCTTGGAGCGCACGAGTTCAAAGTGCGAGAGATGGAACAGCAA GTCGAGATCCTCCAATTGGAGAATGCCTTGGCGTCGGCTCGACATCGTTTGGGCGAGATGCGGAAGATCTCATACCAAGAAGAGTAA
- a CDS encoding probable ribosomal protein L21.e.A, cytosolic, whose amino-acid sequence MGHSYGKRAGTRYAFSRDFRKKGMIALNTYLRQYRVGDIVDIKANGAVQKGMPFKVYHGKTGVIYNVTKSAVGVIIYKQVKHRYIEKRINVRIEHIQQSRSREDFLKRVKANAEAKKEAKANGTVVQVKRQPAGPREAHTLSLADNPPQTVTPLPYETTI is encoded by the exons ATGGGTCACTCCTACGGAAAGAGAGCGGGCACCCGC TATGCCTTCAGCCGGGACTTCCGCAAGAAGGGTATGATTGCCCTGAACACCTATCTCCGACAGTACCGCGTTGGTGATATCGTCGACATCAAGGCGAACGGTGCCGTCCAGAAGGG TATGCCCTTCAAGGTGTACCACGGCAAGACTGGTGTCATCTACAACGTCACCAAGTCTGCTGTCGGTGTCATCATCTACAAGCAGGTGAAGCACCGATACATCGAGAAGCGAATCAACGTCCGAATCGAGCACATCCAGCAGTCCCGATCTCGTGAGGACTTCCTCAAGCGAGTCAAGGCCAAcgccgaggccaagaaggaggccaaggccaacggCACCGTCGTCCAGGTCAAGCGTCAGCCCGCTGGACCCCGTGAGGCTCACACACTGTCGCTCGCCGACAACCCTCCTCAGACCGTCACTCCTCTTCCCTACGAGACTACgatctaa
- a CDS encoding related to step II splicing factor SLU7 — protein MPTAPAKPPPPSTGPGGAGAALKEENIYIPSFISKRPFYAGEEGDENDYLQHQRREEKNDKSQWYDRGRKAGPAATKYRKGACENCGAMTHKKKDCLSRPRAKGAKWTGRDIQADEVIQDVNMGWDAKRDRWNGYDAKEYRSVVDEFNQMEELRKHATKDGNADEETEEGDKYAEENDMSKHQSTATRQLRIREDTAKYLLNLDLESAKYDPKTRSLVDAGATADKAADAFAEEGFMRSSGDAGAFENAQRYAWEAQEKSGNTSQHLQANPTAGEFYRKKELEEAEAKRAEREKLLLEKYGGDQKAMPAALRSMAITESETFVEYDEAGLIKGAPKKAAKSKYAEDVLINNHTSVWGSWWSNFKWGYACCHSFIKNSYCTGDDGKLAWEAAERQRTGANLVNNDEEETEEPSKEEAEKNKEEEQPRKRTREEMMNGVTEEEMDEYRRKRTVTNDPMAKLLGKDELLS, from the coding sequence ATGCCTACTGCACCCGCAAAACCACCGCCCCCAAGTACCGGCCCTGGGGGCGCTGGTGCCGCtttgaaggaagagaacaTCTACATTCCATCCTTCATCAGTAAACGCCCGTTCTATGCCGGCGAAGAGGGCGATGAGAATGACTACCTCCAGCATCAGCGCCgcgaagagaagaacgacAAGTCACAATGGTATGATCGAGGTAGAAAGGCCGGCCCAGCGGCCACCAAGTATCGCAAAGGTGCTTGCGAAAACTGTGGCGCCATGACacacaagaagaaagactgCCTGAGTCGACCGCGAGCCAAGGGCGCAAAATGGACAGGCAGAGACATTCAAGCCGATGAGGTGATTCAAGATGTCAATATGGGATGGGACGCCAAGCGCGACCGCTGGAATGGATATGATGCGAAGGAGTATCGCAGTGTGGTCGATGAGTTCAACCAGATGGAGGAGCTACGCAAGCATGCCACCAAGGACGGAAATGCCGATGAAGAGACAGAAGAAGGCGACAAGTATGCGGAAGAGAATGATATGAGCAAACATCAGAGCACAGCAACACGACAACTGCGAATACGAGAGGACACAGCCAAATATCTCTTAAACCTCGATCTAGAATCTGCCAAGTACGATCCGAAAACACGATCACTGGTCGATGCAGGTGCAACGGCAGACAAGGCAGCAGATGCATTCGCGGAAGAGGGTTTCATGCGATCCTCAGGCGATGCTGGCGCTTTTGAGAATGCTCAGAGATACGCCTGGGAGGCCCAAGAAAAGTCTGGCAACACAAGCCAGCATCTGCAAGCAAACCCCACAGCAGGAGAGTTTTATCGGAAgaaggagctggaggaggcAGAGGCAAAACGTGCGGAACGAGAGAAGCTACTGCTCGAGAAGTACGGTGGGGATCAGAAGGCTATGCCGGCTGCTTTGCGCAGCATGGCTATTACCGAATCCGAGACGTTTGTTGAGTACGATGAGGCTGGTTTGATCAAGGGTGCGCCCAAGAAGGCGGCCAAATCCAAGTACGCTGAGGatgttctcatcaacaatcataCTTCAGTATGGGGAAGCTGGTGGTCCAACTTCAAATGGGGTTACGCTTGCTGTCATTCGTTCATAAAAAACAGTTACTGTACTGGTGACGATGGAAAATTGGCATGGGAGGCGGCTGAGCGTCAACGAACTGGCGCCAACCTGGTAAAtaacgatgaagaggagacagAAGAGCCTTCAAAGGAGGAGGCggaaaagaacaaagaggaagagcagcCGCGCAAGCGGACGAGAGAAGAAATGATGAATGGCGTGACAGAAGAGGAAATGGATGAGTATAGGAGGAAACGGACGGTGACGAACGACCCAATGGCAAAGCTGCTGGGCAAGGATGAACTTTTATCATAG